The genomic DNA AAGGTGGACAGATTCTAGAAGGCTGGATAAATCATGTCAATACAATCGCTTATGTGTCCGTATCGCATGCAAGGCGAACTATGCGGCGTATGCCTAAAGAGAGAGCCTGCGGGGGTATTTTGACTTGATCGCGCTCGACACAAACGTCGTATCCGAACTGATGCGCCGGTCACCCGACCCGGCCGTGGAGGCATGGGTTGTGGGACACGCTGTGGAAACGCTGTATTTCTCAGCAGTGGGAGAAGCGGAACTACGCTATGGAGCCGCCATCCTGCCGGCAGGTCGGCGTCGGGACACGCTCACATCAAACATCGAGGCCATGTTGCAAGACGCATTCGAGAACCGGATTTTGCCCTTCGACAGTGACGCGGCACCCGTCTATGCAACCATCGCTGCTGCACGTCGCCGCGCCGGCCGTCCACTCTCCCAACCCGATGGTCAAATCGCGGCGATCGCCCTTTCGCGGGCAATGACCGTGGCGACACGCAACGTCAGGGACTTCGAGGATGTGGGCGTCGAAGTGATCAATCCTTGGGAGGATTCATGACGGCTTCATCCGGGACACGTTCGGCCACGAGAGAACTATGGCGGGAGCGAATACGAAGCTGACGACTGCGGTTGAGGCGTACTTTGGCGACCTGCGAAGGGTCCGGACGGGCGGTGCAAACGGCGAGCGCTCGGCCCACGGGCCGCTGGCCAACGTGCTCAAGGCCGTCGGCGCGACGCTCAAACCTAAACAGTGACAGACAACAGCGGAGCGTCAAATGGGTGATGGTACAAGGTTCACAGGGTCTGAGGATGTCCAAGAGTTCCTGAAGTCGGACGCCTTTGCGCAAGGCTTCAAAGAATGGTTGGTTTCGTCCCCGTTCTTCAAAGAAGTCGTCAGAAGCTTGGCAGACACTATTGAACACGAGATTCCGAGACCCCAGAAGTCCAGGGAGACGGCTCCTCCCGTGATGTCACGTGTTCTAATGGAAGTCCAGAACTGGAATCTCAGCAGCGATGTACTGGCAAGGGCAGGATGGCTGCCACACTACACAATGCCGTTTGGCGCAATCGCCAAGAGCCATGAAGAAGGAGACAAAATTTCCAGCACCATCCTGGACTACTACGACGAAAACTGGGAAACGGTACGAGGACGGATAGAGAGGCGTTTGGTTGGCTACGAAATCGATGCAGAAGCCAGAGCAACGTTTCGGGAAGCGCTCGACGCTCATGAGTCCAGGTTGCATCGATGCGTGTGCCGGGTGTTGTTTCCAGAAATTGAAAGAGTGCTTTTCACGAAGTTGTTCGGTGGACTACTTGGAAATAAACAAATAACTTACGACGAATACATCAGAACACTTACTGGCGAGAACCGACATATAGAGGATTTCATCATCGATGGGCTGTTTGATCTGTCAGTGTTCGGCCACCTTACGAAAGCCGTCCGTGAGAAGGACAGGCGAAGACTCGGCAAGGAACACGTGTCCGGGGCAGATGCGATGATCTTCGGCATATTCTCCAATGTCAAAGATGAAGCGCGCCGGCAATCGCTTGCGCGGAACGCGATCCCGAATAGGCACGCAGCACTGCATGGTTTGGTAAGCTATTCGTCGTCGCAGCACAGCTTGAATACAATATTCTTGGCTGACTACATGTTCGGCGTTGTGTCGCGTATCTCCAAGTGACTTGGCGCTGTCCATTCAAGATCGCGCACCACACTGTCCAGGCTAACACGGAGCATCGAAGTACGAGTCGGCATGTGTAAACGTCTTTGCAGACGCGTCTGATCAATCCCGTGCAAGCGATTCCTGAACGCGAAGGAAGCCGTCGATTACCCTGGAGACGTCTATTCCTTCGGAACGGAGCGCGCCGTGTGCAATCTGGTTCCGTACATTGTAATGCTGCATTGTCCTTTTCCACTCGTCGCTTCCCTTTTCGACAAGAAGGGTGAGCCGGTTCTCGAAACTCAAGCCGGATAACCGGCGCGAAGCGCCGATCGCAGTGTAGAGCCCGTCCAGACGCTCTCCCAGTCGTCGAAGCGGCTCTGGATGTGGGCCGCATCGATGGATTCAGTGGTGACGTCGTCGAGAACGGTGCTCATCGAACGTTCCCATTTGGGGGCCAAAATCTCTCTTGATTATGAGGAGGGTTACGGACGTTTTCAACCGCTGGTACGGATAGTCGAAATCGTTTCCGAAGGGTTTCGCCGTGGGGTTCTCCGCGAAGCCTGTTCTGCGTCGTCATGGTCAAAAAGATCATCCGGAAGGTGGAGGTGCCGAAGAGGTGCGGCTTCCCGTCGGCCGGAAGTGGCAAGGGGCAGTATC from Deltaproteobacteria bacterium includes the following:
- a CDS encoding type II toxin-antitoxin system VapC family toxin, translated to MIALDTNVVSELMRRSPDPAVEAWVVGHAVETLYFSAVGEAELRYGAAILPAGRRRDTLTSNIEAMLQDAFENRILPFDSDAAPVYATIAAARRRAGRPLSQPDGQIAAIALSRAMTVATRNVRDFEDVGVEVINPWEDS